In one window of Falco cherrug isolate bFalChe1 chromosome 12, bFalChe1.pri, whole genome shotgun sequence DNA:
- the TRMT13 gene encoding tRNA:m(4)X modification enzyme TRM13 homolog isoform X2, protein MAAPELGRGAPVPGRCAYFVERKKRFCKMIPAPGRRFCGEHEQQEEENDRKRIPCPLDPKHTVYEDQLQKHLKKCNSRAKPKPVYFVQDINAGLKDVAEIPEKEVPICSLSKEKLDNLIITLKKASTGLELHLKEQVLSHQALQEALNDPKNGESAVKHLKQQASILGNMEKLHLLGPGRCFVEFGAGRGKLSHWVDVALQDAENVQFLLVERATTRFKVDGKHKRRDSVFERLQVDIQHLCLNKVPILEKKKLPLVGIGKHLCGAATDLALRCLVESYTTCCDGESQEPAPKRSRTDKTEVASNNSADNESNKDD, encoded by the exons ATGGCGGCGCCGGAGCTGGGCCGCGGCGCTCCGGTCCCGGGGCGCTGTGCCTACTTCGTGGAGAGGAAGAAGCGCTTCTGCAAGATGATCCCGGCTCCCGGGAGGCGCTTCTGCGGAGAGCACGAGCAGCAGGAG gaagaaaatgacaggaaaagaaTTCCGTGCCCTCTCGATCCCAAACA CACTGTATACGAAGACCAActacaaaagcatttaaaaaaatgtaattcaagAGCGAAGCCGAAGCCA GTCTACTTTGTTCAAGATATTAATGCAGGTTTAAAAGACGTAGCAGAAATACCAGAAAAAGAA GTACCTATCTGTTCTCTATCCAAAGAAAAGCTGGATAACTTAATAATCACATTGAAAAAAGCAAGTACTG GTCTGGAACTTCACCTTAAGGAACAAGTACTGTCCCACCAGGCTTTACAAGAAGCCTTAAATGACCCAAAGAATGGGGAATCTGCTGTCAAACACTTGAAACAACAG GCTTCTATTTTAGGTAACATGGAAAAACTACATTTACTCGGTCCAGGAAGATGTTTTGTTGAGTTTGGAGCTGGGCGAGGAAAGCTGTCTCACTGGGTTGACGTTGCCTTACAGGATGCTGAAAATGTTCAGTTTTTGCTTGTGGAAAGGGCAACTACAAGGTTCAAG GTGGATGGAAAACATAAAAGGAGAGATTCTGTATTTGAAAGGCTTCAAGTTGATATTCAGCACTTATGTTTAA atAAAGTACCtattttagagaagaaaaagctacCACTAGTAGGTATTGGGAAACATTTATGTGGTGCTGCAACAG ATCTTGCTTTGAGATGCCTGGTTGAAAGTTATACAACTTGCTGTGATGGAGAATCTCAAGAGCCTGCACCAAAACGCTCTAGGACTGATAAGACAGAGGTGGCTTCTAACAACTCTGCTGATAATGAAAGCAACAAAGATGACT ag
- the TRMT13 gene encoding tRNA:m(4)X modification enzyme TRM13 homolog isoform X1, translated as MAAPELGRGAPVPGRCAYFVERKKRFCKMIPAPGRRFCGEHEQQEEENDRKRIPCPLDPKHTVYEDQLQKHLKKCNSRAKPKPVYFVQDINAGLKDVAEIPEKEVPICSLSKEKLDNLIITLKKASTGLELHLKEQVLSHQALQEALNDPKNGESAVKHLKQQASILGNMEKLHLLGPGRCFVEFGAGRGKLSHWVDVALQDAENVQFLLVERATTRFKVDGKHKRRDSVFERLQVDIQHLCLNKVPILEKKKLPLVGIGKHLCGAATDLALRCLVESYTTCCDGESQEPAPKRSRTDKTEVASNNSADNESNKDDCKPVAGIVIALCCHHKCDWTHYVGREFFKSVGLGPVEFNYFQRMSSWATCGMRETTTKASTSDESEDQSNNMEEHEQTCSKTESGSDTLQGILTVEERKEIGHLCKLLIDHGRIEYLQQHGYKAALQYYTEPAVSLENVLLTAVPSLSLIPEPTT; from the exons ATGGCGGCGCCGGAGCTGGGCCGCGGCGCTCCGGTCCCGGGGCGCTGTGCCTACTTCGTGGAGAGGAAGAAGCGCTTCTGCAAGATGATCCCGGCTCCCGGGAGGCGCTTCTGCGGAGAGCACGAGCAGCAGGAG gaagaaaatgacaggaaaagaaTTCCGTGCCCTCTCGATCCCAAACA CACTGTATACGAAGACCAActacaaaagcatttaaaaaaatgtaattcaagAGCGAAGCCGAAGCCA GTCTACTTTGTTCAAGATATTAATGCAGGTTTAAAAGACGTAGCAGAAATACCAGAAAAAGAA GTACCTATCTGTTCTCTATCCAAAGAAAAGCTGGATAACTTAATAATCACATTGAAAAAAGCAAGTACTG GTCTGGAACTTCACCTTAAGGAACAAGTACTGTCCCACCAGGCTTTACAAGAAGCCTTAAATGACCCAAAGAATGGGGAATCTGCTGTCAAACACTTGAAACAACAG GCTTCTATTTTAGGTAACATGGAAAAACTACATTTACTCGGTCCAGGAAGATGTTTTGTTGAGTTTGGAGCTGGGCGAGGAAAGCTGTCTCACTGGGTTGACGTTGCCTTACAGGATGCTGAAAATGTTCAGTTTTTGCTTGTGGAAAGGGCAACTACAAGGTTCAAG GTGGATGGAAAACATAAAAGGAGAGATTCTGTATTTGAAAGGCTTCAAGTTGATATTCAGCACTTATGTTTAA atAAAGTACCtattttagagaagaaaaagctacCACTAGTAGGTATTGGGAAACATTTATGTGGTGCTGCAACAG ATCTTGCTTTGAGATGCCTGGTTGAAAGTTATACAACTTGCTGTGATGGAGAATCTCAAGAGCCTGCACCAAAACGCTCTAGGACTGATAAGACAGAGGTGGCTTCTAACAACTCTGCTGATAATGAAAGCAACAAAGATGACTGTAAGCCTGTAGCTGGAATTGTTATTGCACTGTGTTGCCATCACAAGTGTGACTGGACACATTATGTAGGCAGGGAGTTCTTTAAATCAGTAGGACTTGGACCAGtagaatttaattattttcagagaatGAGTAGCTGGGCCACTTGCGGTATGCGAGAAACCACAACCAAAGCCTCTACAAGTGACGAAAGTGAAGATCAGTCTAACAACATGGAAGAACATGAGCAAACGTGCAGCAAGACCGAGAGCGGTTCTGATACTTTACAAGg GATACTTACTGTTGAAGAACGAAAGGAGATAGGTCACCTCTGTAAACTGCTGATTGATCATGGACGGATTGAATATTTGCAACAACACGGATACAAGGCTGCACTACAGTATTATACAGAGCCTGCTGTGTCCTTGGAGAATGTTCTGTTGACAGCTGTCCCAAGTCTGTCTTTGATACCAGAGCCAACTACATGA